GATCAACTTCTACAGCCTTGAAATCTCCAAGGTCCTCGCTACCCAAAAGGTGGATCTGAACAATCAGATCACGATGTTCAACAAGCTGAAAATGAATACGGGCGATCTCAATGTGGGCTCGGCCAGCATCATCTTCAACAACAAGGACACCGCCTCCACGATCACCGGCGAGACCGACATCAACCGGATTTATGGTAGCACAGGCTACTTGCAAGTGAAACGCTTCGCCAATAGTAGCCTCGTTTCGCCAGCACGATTGGGTTTGACCTTCAACAACTTGCAAGACTCCGTATTGGTGAAGCGCTATTTTGTATCGCAGGCCACCGCCGCTGATGGCGGCATCGAACGCTACTATGAGGTCCGCAACAGCAATGGTTCAGTGGTAGGCGCATTCGGCGAATCGGTCTACCTCGACAGCACAGAAATCAATGGCTATGGACAGGAAGCCAACCTCCGTTTGTTCAAATCCGCAGACAATGGCCTGACATGGAATATTGTTCCGAGCTCCGTGGACATCAACCAAAACAAAGTCACCGCCAACAGCATCCAAGGTATCACCACCGACACCCTGCGCTATACATTGGCCGACTTTGCATGCGCCAATCCGCCGATAGATAGTTTGGGCGCGGATACCAGCTTTTGCAATGGGGATTCGCTGCAGTTGAATGCAGGTACGGGTGCGGGATTCAGCTATCTCTGGAACACTGGGGATACAACCCAAACCGTTTGGGTCTCCAATACCACGACCTTGTGGGTCGAGATCACCAACAACCGCGGTTGCGTCACGCGAGATACGATTGTCGTCACGGAAAACGGCTTGCCATTTGTCAACTTGGCTTTGGGACAAGATACCGTTACCGCCTGTGCGGCGATTCCACTGGGATTGGATGCAGGAAATGCCGGAGCCAGCTTTCTTTGGAGCACCAACGATACGACACAGCTCATCAGCCTGTTGCACAACGATACGACCGTCGGTTATGACACCGTTTGGGTTGTGGTCACCGACAGCAATGGCTGCGCCAACAATGATTCGGTCATCTTTGAAAAATCACCCGCACCCGTCGTCAATCTCGGCGGCACCCGCAACATCTGTGGCGGCACCAATGTCGTTTTGAACACCGCCTTGTCTGGCGCATCCGGGAATGTGGGTCCAACCTTCCTTTGGAATACGGGGGCAATCCTCCCCAGCATCACCGTCGGGATCACTGGTCAATATGACGTCACCGTGACCAACAGTTACGGTTGCCAGTCCGCCGATACTGTGCAGGTGAACGTAGCGCCCAGCATTTCGGCAAATACCTCCGCCACGGATGTTACCTGCAATGGCTTGGGCAACGGAACGGTTTCGTTGAATGTTACCGGCGGTACCCCCGCATTCACATTTCTCTGGAGCATTGGGGCCACCACGCAAAACCTCACCAACCTGGGCCCTGGCACATTTTTGGTCACAGTAACCGACCAAATGGGTTGCACCGCAAACGCAAGTGCGACCGTGACGCAGCCTGCAGCACTTACCCAAACCATTTCTGGCACCAACGTCACCTGCAACGGTGCTGCCGATGGTGTAGCGAGCATCACGGTTGGGGGCGGGACACCTGCTTACACCTACTTGTGGAGCAATGGTGCTACGACATCCTCCATCACCAACCTTGGTCCAGGCACATATACTGTGACGGTTACAGACGCCAATGGCTGTACGGTCACCAATAGCCGCACGATTACCCAGCCACCCATTCTCACGCTCAGCCTCGCCAACCAACAGAACATAGGTTGCAACGGCGGCGCAAATGGGCAAATCGACATTGCAGTTACGGGCGGAACCACCGCTTATACCTATCTCTGGAGCAACGGTGCCACCACGCAAGACGTCACAGGTTTGACGGTCGGAACCTATGGTGTGACGGTCACCGATGCCCATGGTTGCACCGTGAACGCCAGCTTTACATTGACCGAACCCGCTGCATTGACCTTGAACGAAACCCATTTGGATGCCACTTGCAATGGCGCTTCGACAGGCAGCATCGACCTCACCGTTGCTGGAGGTACCTCGCCCTTCACCTACCAATGGTCCAATGCGGCGACTACCGAAGATATCAGCAATTTGGGTGCAGGTTCCTACACCGTGACTGTATCTGATGCCAACGGATGTACTTCCACGGTTGCTGCCGTGATCAACGCACCTTCGGCACTTGTTCTAACAGTTTCAGCCTACAGCGCTGCCTGCGGTCAGTCCGATGGTTCAGCAGCTGTTCACGTAACCGGTGGTACACCCGGCTATACCTACAATTGGCCGACGGTCGGAAGCACATCCGATTCGATTGCGAATATTCCGGCAGGCATCTACCCTGTGTTTGTGACGGACGCCAATGGGTGCTTGGATTCGGCCACGGCCGCGGTCAGCAACACGGGAGCGCCGACGGTGAGTCTGGATTCGACGGCCAACGTGACTTGCTTTGGCGGAACGAACGGTTATGTTTCGGTGACTTTCAATGGCGGTGTGGCGCCTTTTACCTATCTCTGGACAAACGGGGACACCACGATCGCTGCCTCAGGTTTGGGCGCAGGCACATACAACCTCACCGTAACTGCGGATGACGGCTGTCTCGCCTTTTTCAGTCAGCTGATTACCCAACCGTCCGCGTTGACGGGTGCGGGAATTGTCACCAATGCCTCCTGCTCGGGAGCCAATGACGGTGCCATTGATTTCATTCCGAATGGCGGGACCTTGCCTTATGCCTTCCTTTGGTCCAACTTGGCAACGACGGAGGATTTGACCGCCCTTGTCGGTGGCAGCTATGATGTCCTGTTGACCGATGGAAATGGCTGCATTTTGCGAGATACCTTTTTGGTCTCCGAACCGAATGCGCTTGTTTTGTCCCATGTCTCAACGAATGTGTCTTGCGGTGGTGGATCAGATGGAAGCATCGATTTGATCGTGAGCGGCGGTTCGCCGGCGTATTCCTACACCTGGTCTTCGGGCCAAATTTCGGAAGACTTGACGGGATTGGTTGCAGGAAGTTACCTCGTAACTGTGACCGATTTGTTGGGTTGCGCCGCCTTGGATACTGCGGTGGTTTCCGAGCCGACACCCATTAACTTGGCATTGGACAGCATTGACGTTCAGTGTAATGGCGGGGCAAATGGCGAATTGAATTTGTTGGTGAATGGTGGGACTGCTCCTTTTGCTTTTGCTTGGAGCAACAGTGCGACCACCCAAAACTTGGTGAACTTGTCGCCAGGCAGTTATGCAGTGACGGTCACTGACTCCTTAGGTTGTGTGGCCAATGCGGCCTCCACCATCAATGAGCCGGCTTTGCTCAATTTGGTGCTCAATGCCACCGATGTTCATTGTGGTGGGAATGCCAATGCCACCGCATCTGCCATCGTGACAGGAGGAACAGGTGCCTATCAATTCGTCTGGAGCAATGGCGATACCACCGCCAATCTTGCGAATTTGGCTGCTGGCAACTACACCTTGACGGTCACCGATGACAATGGATGTTTCGTGAATGGCAGCGTCAATGTGATTGAACCACCCACCCTTACCTTTGCCGCGACCATCGTAGATGTGACCTGCCAAGACCAAACAGATGGTTCGATCCTGACGACTTCGTTTGGTGGATCGCTGCCTTACAGCTACGCTTGGAACAACGGCGCGACGACCCCCAACTTGGTGGGTGTTGGCGCTGGCGAATACATTTTGACCCTTACCGACTCGGCGGGTTGCACTTTCAGGGACACCCTGACCGTGGACCAAGGCGACAGCAGCTTGCAAGGGCGCTTCCTGATGGCTTCGGTCGTCAATTCGGAGGATACCGTTTATTTCCTCGAATTTTCAACCCCGGTACCGACTGTCATCGATTGGGATTTTGGGGATGGCAGCACGGATTCGATCAGCTACCCATGGCATGTGTATGCAGATGTCCCCAACGTGGACACGAGTTACTATGACGTGCAACTCGCCGTCGCGAATGCTTGGTGTACCGACACCGTGGTGAAAACCATCAAGGTGGTCAACGGCTCCGGCAAGGTCAATCAGGGCCCTGGGCAGAACGGTGTCGGCGACATCCTCACTGTGGCAGTTTATCCGAATCCCAACATGGGAACCTTCCAAGTCGACATCTTGCTCCGAAAAGATATGGATGCAAAAGTTCAAGTAATAGATTTGCAGGGCCGAATCGTAACGCAGCGGAGCTTGGCCGGAGACGATACTTACAAAGTAGAATTTGCCTTGGACAATAAAGTCGCCGCGGGCGTGTATCTGGTAAACATTCAGGTGAAGGAAAGCCAGAAGATTGTGCGGATTGTGAAATTTTGATAGAACCTAGGAATGCGAAGCAGCATGAAAATATTAAAAACGGGCGTTGTGGGATTGCTAATGCTTTGGCTTTGGTGGCCAAATCT
Above is a window of Bacteroidota bacterium DNA encoding:
- a CDS encoding T9SS type A sorting domain-containing protein, with amino-acid sequence MKYLRPPKSLLRGKILGILLALTLPLTLHSQVDLYIAGDIVLSGINDTLYAQGNIIYNAGAGKMNQVVNSALYFTGNFQNNNLTQLPFYVDLNPLLRSRGAAIADQGFAQTIGGAGKINFYSLEISKVLATQKVDLNNQITMFNKLKMNTGDLNVGSASIIFNNKDTASTITGETDINRIYGSTGYLQVKRFANSSLVSPARLGLTFNNLQDSVLVKRYFVSQATAADGGIERYYEVRNSNGSVVGAFGESVYLDSTEINGYGQEANLRLFKSADNGLTWNIVPSSVDINQNKVTANSIQGITTDTLRYTLADFACANPPIDSLGADTSFCNGDSLQLNAGTGAGFSYLWNTGDTTQTVWVSNTTTLWVEITNNRGCVTRDTIVVTENGLPFVNLALGQDTVTACAAIPLGLDAGNAGASFLWSTNDTTQLISLLHNDTTVGYDTVWVVVTDSNGCANNDSVIFEKSPAPVVNLGGTRNICGGTNVVLNTALSGASGNVGPTFLWNTGAILPSITVGITGQYDVTVTNSYGCQSADTVQVNVAPSISANTSATDVTCNGLGNGTVSLNVTGGTPAFTFLWSIGATTQNLTNLGPGTFLVTVTDQMGCTANASATVTQPAALTQTISGTNVTCNGAADGVASITVGGGTPAYTYLWSNGATTSSITNLGPGTYTVTVTDANGCTVTNSRTITQPPILTLSLANQQNIGCNGGANGQIDIAVTGGTTAYTYLWSNGATTQDVTGLTVGTYGVTVTDAHGCTVNASFTLTEPAALTLNETHLDATCNGASTGSIDLTVAGGTSPFTYQWSNAATTEDISNLGAGSYTVTVSDANGCTSTVAAVINAPSALVLTVSAYSAACGQSDGSAAVHVTGGTPGYTYNWPTVGSTSDSIANIPAGIYPVFVTDANGCLDSATAAVSNTGAPTVSLDSTANVTCFGGTNGYVSVTFNGGVAPFTYLWTNGDTTIAASGLGAGTYNLTVTADDGCLAFFSQLITQPSALTGAGIVTNASCSGANDGAIDFIPNGGTLPYAFLWSNLATTEDLTALVGGSYDVLLTDGNGCILRDTFLVSEPNALVLSHVSTNVSCGGGSDGSIDLIVSGGSPAYSYTWSSGQISEDLTGLVAGSYLVTVTDLLGCAALDTAVVSEPTPINLALDSIDVQCNGGANGELNLLVNGGTAPFAFAWSNSATTQNLVNLSPGSYAVTVTDSLGCVANAASTINEPALLNLVLNATDVHCGGNANATASAIVTGGTGAYQFVWSNGDTTANLANLAAGNYTLTVTDDNGCFVNGSVNVIEPPTLTFAATIVDVTCQDQTDGSILTTSFGGSLPYSYAWNNGATTPNLVGVGAGEYILTLTDSAGCTFRDTLTVDQGDSSLQGRFLMASVVNSEDTVYFLEFSTPVPTVIDWDFGDGSTDSISYPWHVYADVPNVDTSYYDVQLAVANAWCTDTVVKTIKVVNGSGKVNQGPGQNGVGDILTVAVYPNPNMGTFQVDILLRKDMDAKVQVIDLQGRIVTQRSLAGDDTYKVEFALDNKVAAGVYLVNIQVKESQKIVRIVKF